AAAGACAGGGCATCTTAAAGGTGTAATAAATTCAATGATATTTGCTTCATTGCCAAAGAGCTTTAATATTTCAGAATTTGAGGATCTTATAGACTATATATATGTAATGGATGAAGTCTCTCCTGAGGATCTCCAAAAATATCTGAAACCTCCATCATACTTTCTCTGCTTTGCACAATGTGAACCTTTCTATTGGTTTTTCGAAAATGAAATACTAGATGATGAATCTCTTCCAATTAAATGGTACGACCATAGTGGACCTTCCTATAGATGGGAATCTGGAGGAATACATGGTATTGAAAGAGTAATAGAATTTCATAGAATTGAAGTTGTCTGGCTTGGAAAACCTGAACAAGTCATAGAAATAAGAAATGAATTGCTTAACAAATATGAGTATTTTATGGATAAAGTTCTAGACTTAGAATGGAGAATGGCATGGGTAACACCATGGTATTATGAACAGACAGGGATCACACAAAAAGTAGAGATGGATATAGATAGACCTGGCACAATAGATTTTGAGGCATGGTTACCGTATAGAGGACCTAGAGACGATAATAAGAATTGGTTAGAAATAGGTAATATTTCCATCCATGGAACTAAGTTTACAGAGTCTTTTAGAATTAAGCATAATAGAGGAGAAATACTATGGACAGGATGTTCCGGTTTCGGATCAGAAAGATGGTTAATAGCGCTATTAGCACAAAAGGGTCTTAATCCAGAGAACTGGCCTAAGAAATTCTTTGAGTATGTAAGTGCATCGCCATTTCCACGTTCAATTAGGACTGTTACCTATCCAAAGACAAACGAAGGTAAAGAATTGCTTAATAAGATCATTAGTGCATTTAGGTGGTAACAATGGGTATCCTAGTTAATGAAGCTCGTAAAAAACCTCTTTTACAAGTAGCACTAGATTTTACAGATTTAGATACTGCCACTAATGTTGCTCTAAGTGTAGCAAAAGCAGGAGTGGATATAATTGAGATTGGTACACCATTAATTAAATGCTGTGGTCTTAATTCCATTAGGAGGATAAAGAGCGTCGTCAATGCTAATATATTCTTGGCAGATTTAAAAACGGTTGATGCATATGATTACGAATTCCAGCCCTATATATCAAATGGAGCAAATGCTGTTACAATGCTAGGTGTAGTCGATGATGATATTATAAACGATGCTGTTAATTTGTGTAAGAGATTGGGGGCAGATCTAGTTGTAGATTTAATCTATGTTCAAAATCCTGTTAGAAGAGCTTTGAGACTTGCTGAAATAGGTGTAGAAGTAGTATCGCTCCATGTCGGTGTAGATGTACAGAAAAAACGTGGTGTTACAGCTAAGGAACTATTAAAAGAGATTGAAGAAATATCTTCAAGTGATGTCATAGTATCTGTAGCAGGAGGTATAAAACCCTCTGAAATTAGCCAATTCATTGAATATGGAGCAAAAATAATTGTTATAGGTTCAGCAATAACCAAGAGCCCAGATCCATATAAATCATCATTAGAAGCCATTAACATATTAAATAAATATAGAACGTGAGATCTTTGAATAAATTAATTTTAGTTTTATTATCGAAAACCTTAATAACAGTGTTAAAGAATTTAGCTTAAGGTAGAACCTATGAGTAGCGAGGATGTTAAGAAGAAGATAATAGATTTGCTAAAGACTGTTTACGATCCAGAGATACCTATAAACATATATGACCTTGGACTTGTATATAATATAGAGGTAGAGGGTAATACAATAAACGTGACCTTAGGTTTAACAACCCCATTCTGTCCTATGGCCTTCATGGTTGTACAACAAGCAGAACATATCTTAAAACAATCATTTCCTGATAAAGAGATAAAGGTTAATCTAGACTTAGAAAGAATTTGGAATCCCCAGATGATGACTGAAGAAGGTAGAAGGCTTTTCAAGATACTCTATGGTTATGATCCCGCCGAAAAAACTGCTTAGCTAAATCTATACTATTGATCATTAGCAACCGAAATAGTTTTTATTCTGGATATTTAATATATAGCTTAAGGGATAAGATCATGACATATGAAAGACTTGTCACAGGAGCTACTGCTGTAGGAATCAAGGTTAATGATGGTGTTGTTGTAGCTGCAGAAAAGAGGATAAGCTATGGTGGATATATTGTTAGTAGAGCAGGTAAGAAAGTATTTAGAATAGCTGATCATATGGTAATTGCTGCTGCAGGACTATTTGCAGATATGCAATCGTTAAGTAGGATAATAAGTGCTGAGATAATGTATAGAGAGCTATTATCATCATCTAAGATGAGAGTAAGAGCTGCGGCAAAACTTCTCTCAGCTATTCTATATAGCTATAAGCTTATGCCATTTCTATCAGAAATAATATTTGCAGGATTTGATGAAGAGGGATACCATCTCTATGTGCTAGACCCTGTAGGCTCTATAATAGAGGATGACTATGCCGCTATAGGAACTGGTGCAAGTATAGCGATAGGTGTTATAGAATCTGAATACAAAAATACTTTAACTATAGACCAGGCCACAGAATTAGCAATAAAATCTGTTAAAGCTGCTATATCTAGAGATGCTGTTTCTGGTGATGGAATAGATATAGCTGTTGTAACAAATAATGGTATTAATGAGAGAAGTATCTTATTATAGTGTATAACAGATGCATATGATATTTGACATAGAGAGAGCTAAGAGAGCTCAAATAGAGTTAAGCAAACGTGTAGTTATTGAAGAAATAGATTTGAATAGAGTTGACATAATAGCAGGACTTGATGTTAGTTATAGAGGTAATATAGGTGTAGCTACAGCTATAGCATATAATATAAAGAAAATGAAAGAAGAATGTAGCGTTAGTGTGGGAGGAAAGGTTGAGATACCATATATACCTGGATTATTAGCTTTTAGAGAAGCTCCACTAATGATAAAAGCATTAATTAAACTAAAGGAAGAGTGTATAGAGCCTGATATACTTATGGTTAATGGGCATGGCATTGCACATCCAAGAAGACTTGGAATAGCATCACATCTTGGTGTTGTAATGGATATGCCTTCAATAGGTATCGCAAAATCGTTTCTATATGGCTATATAGATTTTATAGATGGTAGTAAGGTTATTATTGTTGATGGAAGAATTGTTGGATATGTTGTTAAAAAGAATAGAAATGAAATCTATGTTTCTGCCGGACATAAAATAGCTCCACACCAAGCATTAAAGATATCGCTAGAAACATGGCTAGATAACCATAGATTTCCAGAACCTATATATCTAGCTGATATGATATCGCGAAAAATGCTTAAGGATAATCTTTTAAAATATAAATAGGTTAGCAACATATAATTTCTCCTATATCTTCTGATGCTCTATAACCTTTAGTGGAATTGATTATATCCTTAATACTACTACTTCTAAGAACATTTAAAAATGCCTTAACAACGCCCTTCGATTTGTAAGAATCTTTAGAAACTATAAAGTCATAGCTTTCCCATGATAATGGTATATAGTTTAGGTTATAGATTATAGCTGCATACTCTATACATACACCAATATCAGCTCTACCCTGGGCAATTGCTGCTGCTACACCACTGTGTGTAGATACTTCATATCTATAACCATTTATTCTCCTAACAAGATCACTAAAAGATACACCAAGCTTTTCTGCTAATTTTCTAAGGATATAGTCTATATATGCTCTTGTACCAGATCCTCTATTCCTATTAACAAACCTTATGTCCTTTCTCAAGATATCTTCAAACGATGTTATATTCTTAGGATTGCCAGGTCTAAACGCTAAGACAAGCCTTCTTTCATACCCCCTAACCAAAAATGCTTTTTCTCTAAGAACCTCATCCTTTTTGAAGAGAGGTATATTATATAAACCCTCTGTTTCATCAAATATGTGTATAGGTGCAATATCTATATAACCCTTCTTGATAAGCTCAACACCGTTATATGAACCTATGCTGATAACCCTAAATCTATTGAGTAGGCCAGATCTATTTAATATCTCGTTTAAAAGAATATCGTGACTCCCCATAATAATGCCTTCTATAGCTCTATTACTCAGAGGTAGAACATCTATATACTCTCCCTCATCAATAACATCTCTATTCTCTGGAAGAAGTGCTATTCCATCAGCTTTTATTAAAACTGATATGTTTCCAGATGAATATGAAAATGGTATAGCATATACCTCACCAGCAACTTTATTTAGAACTACAGGTACAAACCATTTTCTACCTATATCCTTTCTAATCTTGTTACCTATCTTCGCTTTTACGAATATGTTTTGATCTGAAGAACCCATAATTTTCTTGATAATTGGGATAAGTAGCAGTAGAGCGTTACTAACAGCTGAAAAGGGAAAACCTGGAAGACCTATTAAGAGTTTTCCATTATTAGAAACAGCTATCACTGTAGGCTTACCAGGCTTTAGCTTAAGTCCATGAACAACAATCCTTCCAACCCTACTAAAAACTCTGTAAACAACATCCTCTAGACCAGCCGAAGTTCCTCCAGATGTCACAACAATATCATACTCCTTTAGTGCATCGACTATAACCTTGTAGAGCTCCTCCTCATCGTCTTTAACAATACCATAGAATTTCACATCTATGTTCAGCATCTTTAGAAGAGATGTAATGAGATATCCATTAGAATCATAGATCTTTCCAATATCAAGACTTTTACCAGGTTCTATAAGTTCATTGCCTGTGGATATAACAAAGACCTTTGGAGACTTGAAAACCTTTACTCTTCTTATTCCTAGAGCAGCTAGAACAGCTATTTCACTATATGTTAAGGTTGTTCCCCTTGGAATAACAAGCTCCCCTATAGCAATATCACTTCCAGCATATGCAATATTCTCACCTGCATATACAGATCTATAGACCACTACTTTCCTATTATCTATCCGCTCTGTATATTCCTCCATTACTACTCCCTCAACAC
Above is a genomic segment from Ignisphaera aggregans DSM 17230 containing:
- a CDS encoding molybdenum cofactor synthesis domain protein (COGs: COG0303 Molybdopterin biosynthesis enzyme~InterPro IPR005111:IPR005110:IPR001453~KEGG: smr:Smar_0210 molybdenum cofactor synthesis domain-containing protein~PFAM: MoeA domain protein domain I and II; MoeA domain protein domain IV; molybdopterin binding domain~SPTR: A3DL13 Molybdenum cofactor synthesis domain~TIGRFAM: molybdenum cofactor synthesis domain protein~PFAM: Probable molybdopterin binding domain; MoeA N-terminal region (domain I and II); MoeA C-terminal region (domain IV)~TIGRFAM: molybdenum cofactor synthesis domain), translating into MDPNAVDRRIFHRLVSLEEAIHILESEGILKPIDIDEVDLLESYGRILAEDIYAPIDYPPFDRSEVDGYGVMVKSVEGADELNPIELTVKGSVKVGESPSIAIDLGEAVEIATGAMIPRGVEGVVMEEYTERIDNRKVVVYRSVYAGENIAYAGSDIAIGELVIPRGTTLTYSEIAVLAALGIRRVKVFKSPKVFVISTGNELIEPGKSLDIGKIYDSNGYLITSLLKMLNIDVKFYGIVKDDEEELYKVIVDALKEYDIVVTSGGTSAGLEDVVYRVFSRVGRIVVHGLKLKPGKPTVIAVSNNGKLLIGLPGFPFSAVSNALLLLIPIIKKIMGSSDQNIFVKAKIGNKIRKDIGRKWFVPVVLNKVAGEVYAIPFSYSSGNISVLIKADGIALLPENRDVIDEGEYIDVLPLSNRAIEGIIMGSHDILLNEILNRSGLLNRFRVISIGSYNGVELIKKGYIDIAPIHIFDETEGLYNIPLFKKDEVLREKAFLVRGYERRLVLAFRPGNPKNITSFEDILRKDIRFVNRNRGSGTRAYIDYILRKLAEKLGVSFSDLVRRINGYRYEVSTHSGVAAAIAQGRADIGVCIEYAAIIYNLNYIPLSWESYDFIVSKDSYKSKGVVKAFLNVLRSSSIKDIINSTKGYRASEDIGEIICC
- a CDS encoding Orotidine 5'-phosphate decarboxylase (COGs: COG0269 3-hexulose-6-phosphate synthase and related protein~InterPro IPR001754~KEGG: siy:YG5714_2053 orotidine 5'-phosphate decarboxylase~PFAM: Orotidine 5'-phosphate decarboxylase~SPTR: C3N820 Orotidine 5'-phosphate decarboxylase~PFAM: Orotidine 5'-phosphate decarboxylase / HUMPS family~TIGRFAM: 3-hexulose-6-phosphate synthase), yielding MGILVNEARKKPLLQVALDFTDLDTATNVALSVAKAGVDIIEIGTPLIKCCGLNSIRRIKSVVNANIFLADLKTVDAYDYEFQPYISNGANAVTMLGVVDDDIINDAVNLCKRLGADLVVDLIYVQNPVRRALRLAEIGVEVVSLHVGVDVQKKRGVTAKELLKEIEEISSSDVIVSVAGGIKPSEISQFIEYGAKIIVIGSAITKSPDPYKSSLEAINILNKYRT
- a CDS encoding protein of unknown function DUF59 (COGs: COG2151 metal-sulfur cluster biosynthetic protein~InterPro IPR002744~KEGG: hbu:Hbut_1250 hypothetical protein~PFAM: protein of unknown function DUF59~SPTR: A2BM71 Universally conserved protein~PFAM: Domain of unknown function DUF59) — its product is MSSEDVKKKIIDLLKTVYDPEIPINIYDLGLVYNIEVEGNTINVTLGLTTPFCPMAFMVVQQAEHILKQSFPDKEIKVNLDLERIWNPQMMTEEGRRLFKILYGYDPAEKTA
- a CDS encoding tRNA synthetase class II (G H P and S) (COGs: COG0172 Seryl-tRNA synthetase~InterPro IPR002314:IPR006195~KEGG: mbu:Mbur_2337 seryl-tRNA synthetase~PFAM: tRNA synthetase class II (G H P and S)~SPTR: Q12TN5 Type-2 seryl-tRNA synthetase~PFAM: tRNA synthetase class II core domain (G, H, P, S and T)~TIGRFAM: seryl-tRNA synthetase, Methanococcus jannaschii family) codes for the protein MYLVGTLEIVFNRPLTSEENIVQYIAQLIEFLNNDYLKRGARDPKEAATIKNYRIDESKIVLEIETGVKVRLDEASLRIRNVLASNLGRKYRLGIRSLLLRNPKVIIDGRTDVSIRIPIVKNIIQNENSTVIELVDLDESDIKKPLFLRFLRLLEEKEQRLKWGGKAEHWSLLKSSGIKISSPINVDPNKVLEDIGWIKRMSIGQWLYTPPLTHLLNALKKLFIDEVLKPLGFEEAIFPKMYPLEVGIKTGHLKGVINSMIFASLPKSFNISEFEDLIDYIYVMDEVSPEDLQKYLKPPSYFLCFAQCEPFYWFFENEILDDESLPIKWYDHSGPSYRWESGGIHGIERVIEFHRIEVVWLGKPEQVIEIRNELLNKYEYFMDKVLDLEWRMAWVTPWYYEQTGITQKVEMDIDRPGTIDFEAWLPYRGPRDDNKNWLEIGNISIHGTKFTESFRIKHNRGEILWTGCSGFGSERWLIALLAQKGLNPENWPKKFFEYVSASPFPRSIRTVTYPKTNEGKELLNKIISAFRW
- a CDS encoding Deoxyribonuclease V (COGs: COG1515 Deoxyinosine 3'endonuclease (endonuclease V)~InterPro IPR007581~KEGG: dka:DKAM_0864 endonuclease V~PFAM: Endonuclease V~PRIAM: Deoxyribonuclease V~SPTR: B8D509 Endonuclease V~PFAM: Endonuclease V), which produces MHMIFDIERAKRAQIELSKRVVIEEIDLNRVDIIAGLDVSYRGNIGVATAIAYNIKKMKEECSVSVGGKVEIPYIPGLLAFREAPLMIKALIKLKEECIEPDILMVNGHGIAHPRRLGIASHLGVVMDMPSIGIAKSFLYGYIDFIDGSKVIIVDGRIVGYVVKKNRNEIYVSAGHKIAPHQALKISLETWLDNHRFPEPIYLADMISRKMLKDNLLKYK
- a CDS encoding proteasome endopeptidase complex, beta subunit (COGs: COG0638 20S proteasome alpha and beta subunits~InterPro IPR000243:IPR001353:IPR016050:IPR019983~KEGG: sso:SSO0278 proteasome subunit~PFAM: 20S proteasome A and B subunits~PRIAM: Proteasome endopeptidase complex~SPTR: Q980L4 Proteasome subunit~TIGRFAM: proteasome endopeptidase complex, beta subunit~PFAM: Proteasome subunit~TIGRFAM: proteasome endopeptidase complex, archaeal, beta subunit) is translated as MTYERLVTGATAVGIKVNDGVVVAAEKRISYGGYIVSRAGKKVFRIADHMVIAAAGLFADMQSLSRIISAEIMYRELLSSSKMRVRAAAKLLSAILYSYKLMPFLSEIIFAGFDEEGYHLYVLDPVGSIIEDDYAAIGTGASIAIGVIESEYKNTLTIDQATELAIKSVKAAISRDAVSGDGIDIAVVTNNGINERSILL